From the genome of Excalfactoria chinensis isolate bCotChi1 chromosome 14, bCotChi1.hap2, whole genome shotgun sequence, one region includes:
- the NUBP1 gene encoding cytosolic Fe-S cluster assembly factor NUBP1, whose translation MAEAAAGSQPEDCPGTGSARAGRAAACQGCPNQKLCAAGAAATDPAEAAELRERLRGVKHIVVVLSGKGGVGKSTFSALLAHGLAADEDKQVALLDVDICGPSIPKMMGLEGEQVHQSGSGWSPVYVEENLGVMSVGFLLSSPDDAVIWRGPKKNGLIKQFLRDVDWGEVDYLIVDTPPGTSDEHLSIVQYLGASHIDGAVIITTPQEVSLQDVRKEINFCHKVKLPIIGVVENMSGFICPNCKKESQIFPPTTGGAEKMCQNLNVSLLGKVPLDPQIGRSCDKGQSFLSEVPESPATSSYRNIIQRIQEYCDQQHCQEEKII comes from the exons ATGGCTGAAGCGGCGGCCGGGTCGCAGCCGGAGG ACTGCCCGGGAACCGGCAGCGCTCGGGCGGGTCGTGCCGCCGCCTGTCAGGGATGCCCCAACCAGAAACTCTGCGCCGCCGGCGCCGCCGCAACGGACCCGG CCGAGGCGGCGGAGCTGCGGGAGCGGCTGCGCGGCGTGAAGCACATCGTCGTGGTGCTCTCCGGGAAGGGCGGCGTGGGGAAGAGCACGTTCAGCGCGCTGCTGGCTCACGGGCTGGCGGCCGACGAGGACAAACAG GTTGCTCTGCTGGACGTCGACATCTGTGGGCCGTCCATCCCGAAGATGATGGGTCTGGAAGGAGAGCAG GTTCATCAGAGTGGATCAGGATGGTCTCCAGTG taTGTTGAGGAAAACTTAGGTGTCATGTCAGTGGGGTTCTTGCTCAGTAGTCCTGACGATGCTGTCATCTGGAGAGGACCAAAGAAAAATG GGTTGATCAAACAGTTTCTTCGCGATGTGGACTGGGGTGAAGTTGACTACCTGATTGTAGACACCCCTCCGGGAACGTCAGATGAGCACTTATCGATTGTGCAGTACCTGGGTGCATCGCATATAGATGGCGCTGTTATAATTACTACCCCTCAG gAAGTCTCACTTCAGGATGTTCGAAAAGAAATCAACTTCTGTCATAAAGTGAAACTGCCCATCATAGGTGTTGTGGAGAACATGAGTGGCTTTATATGTCCAAACTGTAAG AAAGAATCTCAGATCTTTCCCCCAACCACCGGAGGTGCAGAGAAGATGTGCCAGAACTTGAATGTTTCCCTCCTGGGCAAAGTGCCTCTAGATCCTCAAATAG GAAGAAGCTGTGACAAAGGCCAGTCTTTCCTGTCTGAAGTGCCTGAGTCTCCAGCGACGTCATCTTACAGGAACATCATTCAAA GGATTCAGGAGTACTGTGATCAGCAGCACTgtcaagaagaaaagattatctga
- the TVP23A gene encoding Golgi apparatus membrane protein TVP23 homolog A isoform X2, which produces MKQVEARAGGAGRRAVAAARPPRPSVLTGALWGSPPQALVDDTEDVSLDFGTEEELALRKAKIRHPLATFFHLFFRVSAIITYLFCDWFSNSFVACFVTILLLLSFDFWSVKNVTGRLLVGLRWWNQIDEDGKSHWVFEAKRVPTIAASTEAEARIFWLGLIICPVIWTVFFFSTLFSLKLKWLALVIAGISLQTANLYGYIHCKLGGQKSISKITSRFFVTADVAKRQSRGISEDRIEEQGKTRTR; this is translated from the exons ATGAAGCAGGTAGAGGCGCGggcgggcggtgcggggcggcgggctGTGGCGGCGGCGCGGCCTCCCCGCCCCTCGGTGCTGACGGGAGCGCTTTGGGGGTCTCCGCCGCAGGCGCTGGTGGACGACACCGAGGATGTGTCTCTGGACTTCGGCACCGAAGAGGAGCTGGCGCTGCGGAAAGCCAAAATCAG GCACCCACTGGCCACCTTTTTCCACCTGTTTTTCCGAGTGAGTGCTATTATTACCTACTTGTTCTGTGACTGGTTCAGCAACAGCTTTGTTGCCTGTTTTGTCACTATTCTCCTTCTTCTATCCTTTGACTTTTGGTCAGTTAAG AATGTGACAGGAAGACTCTTGGTTGGTTTACGTTGGTGGAACCAGATTGATGAAGATGGAAAAAGTCACTGGGTATTTGAAGCAAAAAGG GTGCCTACAATAGCTGCCTCAACTGAAGCTGAAGCTCGGATCTTTTGGCTTGGCCTCATTATCTGCCCTGTAATTTGgacagtgttttttttcagcaccTTGTTTTCCCTGAAGCTGAAATGGCTG GCTCTTGTCATAGCTGGTATCTCCCTTCAGACCGCTAATTTATATGGATACATCCACTGCAAATTAGGGGGACAAAAAAGCATCAGCAAGATCACATCGAGGTTTTTTGTCACAGCAGATGTTGCCAAGA GACAGAGCAGGGGGATTTCAGAAGACCGCATTGAAGAACAAGGGAAGACACGGACCAGATAA
- the TVP23A gene encoding Golgi apparatus membrane protein TVP23 homolog A isoform X1 — protein sequence MKQALVDDTEDVSLDFGTEEELALRKAKIRHPLATFFHLFFRVSAIITYLFCDWFSNSFVACFVTILLLLSFDFWSVKNVTGRLLVGLRWWNQIDEDGKSHWVFEAKRVPTIAASTEAEARIFWLGLIICPVIWTVFFFSTLFSLKLKWLALVIAGISLQTANLYGYIHCKLGGQKSISKITSRFFVTADVAKRQSRGISEDRIEEQGKTRTR from the exons ATGAAGCAG GCGCTGGTGGACGACACCGAGGATGTGTCTCTGGACTTCGGCACCGAAGAGGAGCTGGCGCTGCGGAAAGCCAAAATCAG GCACCCACTGGCCACCTTTTTCCACCTGTTTTTCCGAGTGAGTGCTATTATTACCTACTTGTTCTGTGACTGGTTCAGCAACAGCTTTGTTGCCTGTTTTGTCACTATTCTCCTTCTTCTATCCTTTGACTTTTGGTCAGTTAAG AATGTGACAGGAAGACTCTTGGTTGGTTTACGTTGGTGGAACCAGATTGATGAAGATGGAAAAAGTCACTGGGTATTTGAAGCAAAAAGG GTGCCTACAATAGCTGCCTCAACTGAAGCTGAAGCTCGGATCTTTTGGCTTGGCCTCATTATCTGCCCTGTAATTTGgacagtgttttttttcagcaccTTGTTTTCCCTGAAGCTGAAATGGCTG GCTCTTGTCATAGCTGGTATCTCCCTTCAGACCGCTAATTTATATGGATACATCCACTGCAAATTAGGGGGACAAAAAAGCATCAGCAAGATCACATCGAGGTTTTTTGTCACAGCAGATGTTGCCAAGA GACAGAGCAGGGGGATTTCAGAAGACCGCATTGAAGAACAAGGGAAGACACGGACCAGATAA